Within Aphelocoma coerulescens isolate FSJ_1873_10779 chromosome 1A, UR_Acoe_1.0, whole genome shotgun sequence, the genomic segment GCAATGTTAAGGTATTTGCTCTTGAATTTTTTCTCGAGTCTTTTAGTGAAGGGTGATCATGCTGCCTTCTGCATTTCACCTGTTCGATAGCCCACAGCTGGTAATCACTACACCCTGTCCAGTTCTGCTTTGCTGACAAAGAGCTGGAGCTGACGTGGTTTTTGTGCAAAACCGTGGATATGCTGCCTTACAGCATGTGAGCTGTTGATACTGAACTTAGCTTGGCACTCACGTATGTTATATTGCTTCTTCCTCTTTACTTGGCTCCTTCAGAGCCAAAAGGACAAATCTGGCAGGTGCCATTGAAATGGCATAAATGTATTGACTGCTGCATCTTGCTGGAGTTGGATGTGCCTGTTATTGTAGCATTGAGCATCTCACCCCCTGGGAAAACTCTCCAGCTTCCAAGATTAAGAATAATTATGCTAAATAAGAAAGCTGGGCCTTATTTTGAATTGTTGCCTTTCAGAATGCAGAGTAAAAGCTAAAACTACACCATTTTCCTGTAACCATGACAGTAATAAAGGCACTCTTAGAGCAGCTGGTATCTGCTTGCATTACACAGCAAAGTCCAATACCCAAAGTCTAAATAAAGTATTTGTACAAGTACTTTGTAGttgaattaaaattatttaatgctAAAAGTATGCAAACCTTGTTTCCCCATTGTGAATGGGAAGCTTTGGAATTATTTAATGAGTTATTAAATGCTTGTAAGAGCTTGCTTGGAGAAGAGCCTTTACTATGACTTGATCTTGTATCAAGACTGAAGTTATGTGTATGGTGCAACTTGCTAGGCAGAACTGTCACTTGTGTACTGGATATCAGTTTCTCTAGAGGCATGTTTCAATTCAgtagatttttctttgtttgctgaAAGTTCCTTCTAATCCTGGGGAAAGTGAAGCACTTCTGTCAAATTTTAAGCCTGGCAGAAGAGTGAAACAAGCTTGGCTCATGCAgtgaggtggtctgtcaagcaAGCTAGTGCTGAGCTAAATTTCTCAAGACTCTCATTCTATATGTGGAGCACATCGCACAATTTTTCTCTAGGATTGAGTCAGTGTTGCACAGTTGTTACAAATATGTACAGTAATAAGAGAATCTTAAGTCTCTTTTCTCATCACTTAAGGGTAGACCtaaaattatctttttaaaGATGCTCAGATAATTTTATCTAGGTAGATCTGGGATAAGACTACAAGGAGCAGCCAGCAGTTCTTCTGTAACTGAGAAAGGGAAAATACACTTAGTGCTCCTTGCAGTGTTGTGTTTCAGGGGAAAACCCAAGACGGGGAGAGAATTGCCTTGCAGCTGCCGGCTTCATTGACATTCAGCCATAGGATTGTTCAGATGCTTGTTAGGAAAGGGGGTTGCTTAAAGGGTTACCTGCTGGTGTTTTAAATAAGCTTCAGTGGGAAAAATGTAGTATTAAGATGCATTTAAAAGGTCAACTTTGTCATTGATAACTGTTTTGTGCATAATGCCTGGTACATTTTCCGAAGGTTCAGATGGAGCAGTGGTGCTTTTGATGGATTTGCACTTCCATTGCAAGGAAAGTCCTGTATCAAAAAGGGGTAACCCATTTTGAACTTGGATAACTCCAGACCCATCACTAAACCCCAAAGTGCTCTGTAAAACATGGATTATGTACATGCTGCTTGTGTATATTTTATGAAGGAGGAAACATCCTTTCTTGCTGGTTTTGGAGCTGAGCTTTCTTGTTTAAAGCATACCATATACATAAATTTGGAATAACAAGTGCATTTGCACATGGTGTTTGTATCAGGTTGTACTACAGATGAAATGTGCTGACACTTGCTGATACTTGCGGAAATCTGTTGCATATCATTTTAAAATGGGCTGTAATAATACAAATAGTTGTAACTCATTTACATTTCTACATAGAAATGATGTAGTTCACAGTGAAAACAATAAACATCCCGCTTTTTTATAGCAAATATGAGTACTTTGGGTAGATGAGCTTAATAGCTGCATGGCCTTGTTACAGAATACAATTTTTGTAACTCAGTACTGGGGAGAAAAAGACTGCTAGCACGAAATTCTTGGCTGAGCAGATGTTCTGGTGTGTAAAAGTAGATTTTAATGTTTTGGGATTACTTTGGTCATGTAATTTTTCATCATTGATCACTTAATGCTGTTGCTGgcttttgggttgtttttttcaagTTGCTGACAAGAACATTTAATTGGCCAGTTTTGTACCTGAAAACTAAACTAAAAGCAAAGATGGCCTGAATATCACTACAGGCTGGGCTCAGTAGGATGATCTGTTTTAAGTAGCATAGCTGTAATTTTCATTATTACCTGAATCTCACCATTATTTAATAAAATTGCAGAGTATCACTGCATGACCCTAGAAATGAACTAAGGGGTTGCAGTTTTTCTGAACTGATACTCTCCCCAGCACTAACAGTACTAAAACAAGGAGGCAAGGTTACCAATCTGCtttaaatttttgaaaaataccTCACTCTCTGCTCACCTTTTCCACTGCAAAAAGAGCTCTCTGCTTCTCTCCTTAGAGCAGTGTAATTACTAAGCTACTATAAAACTTCCATTTTTTTAGAACAGTGGAGATGTGTGTTTGAAGGGCAAACAGAGATTTGCAATACCTGTGGTGATTATGGGAGTTTCTGATGGCTCGCCGTACTGCTGAGGTCAGTACGGTGGTGTGACAACTTTATAGATACAGATTATTCAAAAATATTCTTTCCAAGTAAACTTTACCTTTTTgacttaatttttttgtcttgCTTGCAGCAAGAAAAATTTCTGAAAGGATTATAATGCTTTAGACTTGTACTTCCTGGGAAGGAAGGTTGGGAGGTCTGCATACCTCTAAAGGCAAAGGGAAATGAATGGTCCTGGGAACACTTTTTGCATGCTTAACTTACCTTGGAGACCATGCACAAGACTGTACACTCAGCTTTTCACTGGGAGATGTGTTCTAGAATTTGGAGGTTGAAAGTGAAATCCACAGTTGTTTATCCTGGCTTGTTTTCTGGTTACTGTTCCAAGGAGTGAATGCACTCTTTTCATGCAGACAGACCTCTCTGCTGTGTCAAGGCTGCTCAGATTAACTGTGCACCTGGAATGTATTTTCCACATCACTTGTGTAGATGTTGCTCTACCAGCTCTCCAGTTCTGCCTCTGCAGATTCTTACTGGCTACTGACCACAAATGATGCATTCATAAAATTGAAAGCAAAGTAACTAAAATTACTGTAGCCTGGGATGCCTTTAATccacaaaatatttattctatAACCCTCCAACTCCTAAGGTGTATGTGCATGTGTACATACATTGTTTCAGATATGATATGCAATGCATGCTTTAGCATGGCTGTTCTTTAATTCTGCTGCCTCCTTCAAATGCCATTTGGTTATTTTCAGGGGCTCACTTAAGAACTGTGTGGAAGAACAAAGGGACAGGGGTTGGTAGAGTATCTGCGGATGTTTTCTAGGAAAACTTGTCTTTTGACAGGTTTATTCTTGCCATCTGCCAGGTGGACTGGAAAGAGGTACAAGAAGGGGGGAGGTAGGAATGGACCTAtaccaaaaagagaaaagctatAAACAAAGTATTTGAGGTTGACTGTGGGCAAAGAAGCAAAGAAGAGCAGCAACATGAAGCAGCCCAAAAAGATATGGAATGTTTATGAGGATGAGAATAGCGAGGGAGAGGAATGCTTGTATCTTCCATACAATCAAGAGTCTAGTAGTTTCAAGATGTTCAGGTATGGTCAACTGAGAACTTATATAGGCCTTACTATATACTTACACTTCTTGATATAATTTCATTTACAGGCATTTTCTGAGTTGCTGTATCGCTTCTAATTGATCTTTATAGtaatttttattcctgtttAAGGCACTTccctcccccaccttcctctctgCTAAAACCATTCCCACTATCTTGTTATTGCCAACTGCATTTTCAAATGTCTCAGCTCTGTTGTTCTTCAGCACCAAAACAGTCCCAGTAATTCAGAGCAGTAGCCTTTTGGGACGTAAGTAGCTTCTCTTTGCTAATTCTGCTGCTCACTATAGTATTTTACAGACTAAGAAATAATGAATGAATAAAACTTAGGATTCTTGAGCAGACACCGTGACACTGGGATAAACCCATCAGCAGCATCAATTGGTCTTTCAGAGCATTGTCCCTATAGAGAGTTCTGTGTTTTAAAGACAGAACAGTGCTGCACAGTAATTTTGATTTACAATTACAAAGCCTCACACAAAGCCTTACACAAATTATTCCATCTAAATGTGACAAACTTTTGCAAGGCATCAGCAATAGTTCTGAACATTTCTTGCTTCACTGCATTTACCttgttaaatattaaaaaaataacccagTTTACAAAAATCATAGAGTGAATATATTGAGACAAAGTGCTACCTACTGCTGTTTGACTACCTCTTGTTTAGCTGAAAGCCACAATTCTATTCCTTCTTTTGGAGCAGGAAAGCAAAACTGGAGAGCTATCATTCTTGGGTCCTGCTTTCTTCATGAAAGCAAACTCTAAAGCTTAGAACATAATTTTATGCTTTAACACTGCTTTATTGTACAAAACAAGCAATTTATTAAATATAGCATCTGTCATTCTTTAGAAAGACAAATACATGCAGAGAGATATGTTTTTTGTTCATATTATTATTTCTCCCTTGAAATAAGTATGACTTTCCTGTCCTGCTGAAAGGAATAGGAAAAATTTCAGGTTCAGGTGTGCTTCTAAAGGAAGCCTTTAAATATTGTCTGTCTTCTCAGTACTACACATGATGGAGTTAACAGTCCTCAAACACTGTTCTTTAAGCAGCGGCCTTTCAGTGATCAGTTCATGTCTGAAATCTTGGTTATTTCATCCTTTGCATCCTTGATCTCAGTTTGAACTCTTGTTAGATTGGCCAATTTCTCATTCAGTAAAGCAATTTCCTTCTCCCGTCGTAACACTTCCTCCACTAATCTTCCTATTCTCAGTGTTAGGTCATTTATTAAGGGCTCCAAGATGGCAAACTCCTTTTTAACTTTGTACATCTTAGGTTTTAAATCATTTGCAAATGTAACTGTCTTCAGAACTTTTGCTCTGTCACCTTCAAGATTCAAAAGTCTATCGGAATGCTTGTTAAAATCACTCCTTAGCTCAGACAGTGCTGTCATAATTTGTTCGATTTTTCTTGCATTACTGGATGCCAGGCTTTGTATTTTTGTACTTCGGTCGATGCTACTGGTAAGGAGGTCGCCTATATTTTTTACTGTTGCCTTTTCACCTTTTTCTACTTTATCTTCTAGTGTTTGCAAAGAATCTGTCAGTGCAGTCATTTCGGAGACCAGGCCTGAAATGCGCCTTACGTCAGtttttactgtcacaattgtcaaTGTTACGTTTTTTGCTACAGAAGCTGCATTCTGTTCAGCGCTTGAAACTGCATGAAAAAGGCTGGTTAAATTCTTCTCCAGTTCTTCTTGTTTTTTAATTATGCTGCTAGACCATGTTTTCATTGTATAAATATCTTCCTGGAGATATTTAATGTGAGAAATTATGTGAAGATCTTCCAGCTGTTTCATTAAGTTCCAAGTCTTTTCACACTAGAGGgatacaaaaatatttctagcTTAACAACTCAATGTCAAAATTC encodes:
- the IKBIP gene encoding inhibitor of nuclear factor kappa-B kinase-interacting protein isoform X2, whose protein sequence is MSEVKPRKKGISSSKTNEGSQKAEKHSNYGKLASPRTNNNRNSFWMDSRTSLSIISLAVCLVVTWFLFQQSGQFADLERKYNFLKQEAGKILDVGNKVNLISEKCEKTWNLMKQLEDLHIISHIKYLQEDIYTMKTWSSSIIKKQEELEKNLTSLFHAVSSAEQNAASVAKNVTLTIVTVKTDVRRISGLVSEMTALTDSLQTLEDKVEKGEKATVKNIGDLLTSSIDRSTKIQSLASSNARKIEQIMTALSELRSDFNKHSDRLLNLEGDRAKVLKTVTFANDLKPKMYKVKKEFAILEPLINDLTLRIGRLVEEVLRREKEIALLNEKLANLTRVQTEIKDAKDEITKISDMN